The Zingiber officinale cultivar Zhangliang chromosome 9A, Zo_v1.1, whole genome shotgun sequence genome window below encodes:
- the LOC122019698 gene encoding CBL-interacting serine/threonine-protein kinase 12-like, producing MAGENNSSGSGSGGGGNGGSRDLGGRGRALLLGRYEVGRLLGHGAFAKVYHARHAETGESVAIKVLDKEKILQSGLAAHTKQEIAILRRVRHPNIVRLHEVMATKSKIYFVMELVRGGELFARVSKGRLPEPAARRYFQQLISAVAFCHARGVYHRDLKPENLLLDDRGDLKVSDFGLSAVSDQMRQDGLFHTFCGTPAYVAPEVLARKGYDGAKADIWSCGVILFVLMAGYLPFHDPNLMLMYRKIQKGEFRSPRWFSGDLLRLLSRLLDTNPATRITIPEIMDNRWFKKGFRQVRFYLEDDKFHSLDDVAPTQSPPPPPSSDDSESDSDSNFSLSASPSSNCGRRQGLGRLPRPASLNAFDIISFSPGFDISGLFEEQGEEARFVSGQPVDRIISKLEEIAKVVSFTVRKKDCQVSLEGTKEGEKGPLTIAAEIFELTPSLVMVEVKKKAGDKEEYEEFCNRELKPGLQNLVYDELATAAAAAAAAAAATNLPSDTEKV from the coding sequence ATGGCAGGAGAAAATAATAGTAGCGGAAGCggaagcggcggcggcggcaacgGAGGAAGCCGTGACCTCGGAGGCAGGGGGCGGGCGCTGCTGCTGGGGCGGTACGAGGTGGGGCGGCTGCTGGGCCACGGCGCGTTCGCGAAGGTGTACCACGCTCGGCACGCGGAAACGGGCGAGAGCGTGGCGATCAAGGTGCTCGACAAGGAGAAGATCCTGCAGAGCGGGCTGGCGGCGCACACCAAGCAGGAGATCGCCATCCTGCGCCGCGTGCGCCACCCCAACATCGTCCGCCTCCACGAGGTGATGGCCACCAAATCGAAGATATACTTCGTCATGGAGCTGGTCCGCGGCGGCGAGCTCTTCGCCCGGGTCTCCAAGGGCCGCCTACCGGAGCCCGCCGCCCGTCGATACTTCCAGCAGCTCATCTCGGCTGTGGCCTTCTGCCACGCCCGCGGCGTCTACCACCGCGACCTCAAGCCGGAGAATCTCCTCCTCGACGACCGCGGCGATCTCAAGGTCTCCGATTTCGGGCTTTCCGCTGTCTCCGATCAGATGCGGCAGGACGGTCTCTTTCACACCTTCTGCGGCACGCCGGCGTACGTGGCGCCGGAGGTACTCGCCCGCAAGGGCTATGACGGCGCCAAGGCCGACATCTGGTCTTGCGGCGTCATCCTCTTCGTGCTCATGGCCGGCTACCTCCCCTTCCACGACCCCAATCTCATGCTCATGTACCGCAAGATCCAAAAGGGCGAGTTCCGCTCCCCCCGCTGGTTCTCCGGCGACCTCCTTCGCCTCCTCTCCCGCCTCCTCGACACCAATCCCGCCACCCGCATCACCATCCCAGAGATCATGGACAATCGGTGGTTCAAAAAGGGCTTCCGCCAGGTCAGATTCTACCTCGAGGACGACAAGTTCCACAGCCTCGACGACGTCGCCCCAACCCAGTCCCCTCCGCCGCCGCCGTCCTCGGACGACTCCGAGTCCGATTCCGACTCCAATTTCTCCCTCTCCGCTTCCCCCTCCTCCAATTGTGGCCGTCGGCAGGGCCTGGGGCGGCTCCCTCGGCCCGCGAGCCTAAACGCCTTCGACATCATCTCCTTTTCGCCGGGGTTCGACATCTCGGGGCTGTTCGAGGAGCAGGGCGAGGAGGCCCGGTTCGTGTCCGGGCAACCCGTCGACAGGATCATATCCAAACTGGAAGAGATCGCCAAAGTGGTGAGCTTTACAGTGCGGAAAAAGGACTGCCAGGTGAGCCTGGAAGGTACCAAGGAGGGCGAGAAGGGGCCGCTCACGATCGCGGCCGAAATATTCGAGCTCACGCCGTCGCTGGTGATGGTGGAGGTGAAGAAGAAGGCCGGCGACAAGGAGGAGTACGAGGAGTTCTGCAACAGGGAGCTCAAGCCCGGCCTACAGAATCTGGTGTACGACGAGCTAGCGACGGCGGCCGCGGCCGCGGCCGCGGCCGCGGCCGCCACCAATCTGCCGTCGGACACCGAGAAGGTGTAG
- the LOC122019699 gene encoding mitochondrial dicarboxylate/tricarboxylate transporter DTC-like: MAEGKSTSQTGAWSTVKPFANGGLSGMLATCAIQPIDMVKVRIQLGQGSAAQVTKNMLANEGFGSFYKGLSAGLLRQATYTTARLGSFRVLTNKAVEANDGKPLPLLQKAAIGLTAGAIGASVGSPADLALIRMQADATLPAAQRRNYKNAFHALYRIIADEGVLALWKGAGPTVVRAMSLNMGMLASYDQSVELFRDSLGFGEVSTVLGASAVSGFFASACSLPFDYVKTQIQKMQPDANGKYPYTGSLDCAMQTLKSGGPLKFYTGFPVYCVRIAPHVMMTWIFLNQIQKFEKSLGL, from the exons ATGGCGGAGGGGAAGTCCACTAGTCAGACCGGAGCCTGGAGCACCGTCAAGCCCTTCGCCAATGGCGGTCTCTCCGGCATGCTCGCCACCTGCGCCATCCAGCCCATCGATATGGTCAAG GTGAGGATCCAGCTGGGCCAGGGGTCGGCTGCTCAAGTGACGAAGAATATGCTTGCCAACGAAGGCTTCGGTTCGTTTTACAAG GGACTATCAGCTGGTTTACTTAGGCAGGCTACTTATACAACTGCGAGATTGGGTTCCTTTAG AGTGTTGACAAACAAAGCTGTTGAGGCTAATGACGGCAAACCACTGCCTTTGCTTCAGAAAGCCGCTATTGGTCTTACAGCTGGAGCAATTGGAGCGAGTGTTGGAAGCCCAGCAGATTTGGCACTCATCAGGATGCAAGCCGATGCGACTTTGCCTGCAGCTCAGAGAAGAAACTACAAAAATGCTTTCCATGCTCTCTACCGAATCATTGCTGATGAGGGGGTTCTCGCTTTGTGGAAAGGTGCAGGTCCTACAGTAGTAAGAGCAATGTCACTCAATATGGGTATGCTTGCATCGTATGATCAGAGTGTTGAGCTGTTCAGGGATTCCCTTGGCTTTGGTGAAGTTAGCACCGTGCTTG GAGCTAGTGCTGTTTCAGGGTTCTTTGCATCTGCTTGTAGTTTACCTTTTGACTACGTGAAAACACAAATACAGAAGATGCAGCCCGACGCCAATGGGAAGTATCCCTACACTGGATCTTTGGACTGTGCGATGCAGACCTTAAAATCTGGTGGCCCTTTAAAATTTTACACTGGATTTCCCGTCTACTGTGTCAGAATTGCTCCACATGTCATG ATGACGTGGATTTTCCTGAATCAAATTCAGAAGTTTGAAAAGTCACTGGGCTTATAG